From the Brevinematales bacterium genome, one window contains:
- a CDS encoding PHP domain-containing protein, giving the protein MGFINLHTHSEYSFYGSLIRLEDLVGFCAFHGYPGVALTDTLSTYGFFELTKLCEKEKLKPVYGIELFIKGDSGKNRYPILLIGLNNTGLHNLFKLNTIAHHTSFTKKQYVISRETLRKFSQGNAVVLEAELLMHIDNMSYLTGVRDKYRDIFGDHVYMEINYTGLNKVPQIKRLIEVNETLGLTPIAACEARYFNGDKDAFLFLNSHRLKSHSGNERGLPIDLDADYVLKKPEEVSHIFRNHPDFMENTARLIDQIDIRFDIKSFKIPSFSKNANKLREITKSRCARLGYGKEYENRLLYELSVIEKLQLQNFFLIVWDIARFMRKSRIPFGWGRGSSVSSLVLFLLGVTKVDPVANNLMFERFLNPGRKQLPDVDIDLCWRRRHEVFEYLTERYGALNVAHLAAIGRMMARSCIREISKVYQLPKQKLEKLLSIIPFSFTSEHLLSKYIHDNPVLSMLYQNDPEIHHFLDIAQKIEGIASHTSVHAGGIMILPRGITRYASMEHSRDGHQVAQLTKDDLDDTGFIKIDV; this is encoded by the coding sequence ATGGGTTTTATCAATCTTCATACCCACAGCGAGTATTCGTTCTACGGATCGCTGATCAGGCTTGAAGATTTGGTCGGTTTCTGCGCGTTTCACGGGTATCCCGGTGTCGCGCTCACCGATACCTTATCGACTTACGGTTTTTTCGAGCTGACCAAGCTCTGCGAAAAGGAAAAATTGAAACCGGTCTACGGAATTGAATTATTCATCAAAGGGGATAGCGGCAAAAACCGCTATCCCATTCTTTTAATCGGGCTGAACAACACCGGCCTGCACAACCTGTTCAAATTGAACACTATCGCGCATCATACATCGTTCACGAAGAAACAATATGTCATCTCGCGGGAAACTCTCCGTAAATTCTCGCAGGGCAACGCGGTCGTACTCGAGGCCGAACTTTTGATGCATATTGATAATATGAGCTACCTGACCGGGGTCAGGGATAAATACCGCGATATTTTCGGCGACCATGTCTATATGGAAATCAACTACACCGGGCTGAACAAGGTCCCGCAGATTAAGCGACTCATCGAGGTAAACGAGACCCTCGGGCTGACACCGATCGCCGCGTGCGAGGCACGCTACTTCAACGGGGATAAAGACGCATTCCTCTTCCTGAACAGCCACCGCCTCAAGAGCCATAGCGGAAACGAGCGCGGCCTCCCGATCGATCTTGACGCGGACTACGTGCTGAAAAAGCCCGAAGAGGTGAGCCATATTTTCAGGAATCATCCCGATTTCATGGAAAACACAGCCCGCCTAATCGACCAGATCGATATCCGTTTCGATATCAAGTCCTTTAAGATACCGTCGTTCAGCAAGAACGCGAACAAGCTCCGCGAGATCACAAAATCCCGCTGCGCGCGGCTCGGCTACGGCAAGGAGTATGAAAACCGCCTGCTGTACGAGCTTTCGGTTATCGAGAAGCTCCAGCTCCAGAACTTTTTCCTGATCGTCTGGGATATCGCGCGCTTTATGCGGAAATCCCGTATCCCGTTCGGATGGGGGCGCGGCTCGTCCGTATCGTCCCTCGTCCTGTTTTTGCTGGGAGTAACTAAAGTCGATCCTGTGGCGAATAACTTGATGTTCGAGCGGTTCCTCAATCCGGGGCGGAAACAGCTTCCCGATGTGGATATCGACTTATGCTGGCGGCGGCGGCACGAGGTATTCGAATACCTCACGGAGCGTTACGGCGCGCTGAATGTCGCGCACCTCGCGGCTATCGGCCGGATGATGGCCCGCTCGTGCATCCGGGAAATCTCGAAGGTTTATCAGCTTCCGAAGCAGAAACTGGAAAAACTCCTTTCGATCATCCCGTTCTCCTTCACCTCGGAGCATCTGCTCTCGAAATATATCCATGATAATCCCGTGCTGAGCATGCTCTACCAGAACGACCCGGAAATCCATCACTTTCTAGATATCGCGCAGAAGATCGAGGGTATCGCGTCCCACACGTCCGTGCACGCGGGCGGGATAATGATACTCCCGCGCGGCATCACCCGATACGCGTCGATGGAGCATTCGCGCGACGGGCATCAGGTCGCCCAGCTGACTAAGGACGACCTCGACGATACTGGGTTCATCAAAATCGACGT
- a CDS encoding DNA-binding protein, with product MDYRKYGNIVLLRIDRGEEVIRCLTDTANKENIRLAQISAVGAADSLTIGLFDTRTKTYSTVDLNGEYEITAMEGTITRMDGNVYLHLHITVSDEEFHAFGGHLNRAVISGTCEVVMHLIDGEVDRKFDNGVGLNLIDFTGK from the coding sequence ATGGATTACAGGAAGTATGGAAATATCGTTCTGTTACGCATCGACCGCGGGGAAGAGGTAATCCGGTGCCTCACGGATACCGCTAATAAGGAAAATATCCGTCTCGCGCAGATTTCCGCTGTCGGCGCCGCGGACAGCCTCACTATCGGATTATTCGACACCCGTACCAAGACATACTCCACAGTCGATCTGAACGGAGAGTATGAGATTACCGCGATGGAGGGGACGATTACCCGGATGGACGGAAATGTCTACCTGCATCTGCATATTACGGTCAGCGACGAGGAGTTTCACGCATTCGGCGGCCATCTCAACCGAGCGGTCATCAGCGGCACGTGCGAAGTCGTCATGCATCTGATTGACGGCGAAGTCGATAGAAAGTTCGATAACGGTGTGGGACTGAACCTCATCGATTTCACGGGGAAATAA
- a CDS encoding alpha/beta hydrolase, with protein sequence MFDLYTIQMIREKKPLFDTRHASRYTPEIIDYISYYGMLSDTFDHYYGYIDCKKYRIFANVFVPPRPKGNILFNHGLYNHTGSHWRFLSYLLEQGYTVLTYDFPGHGLSSGERFAVGDFSDYTDVMLRVIDTFRKEWKPPYRLAAFSTGGSCYLDYLLRNHDELFDKTALVAPLIRSFLWEPSKVSYNLVAKRFGALPVPKFPSYASSDPDFKRRYLGDPLMEWTLPMSWVGALIRWNERIERLPRNDKEILVIQGDKDWVVDYKYNLAFLAEKFPNMRLKVMSGSKHDVLNETYGIRHAAYETIVNFLS encoded by the coding sequence ATGTTCGACCTTTATACGATCCAGATGATCCGGGAGAAGAAGCCCCTGTTCGATACGCGTCACGCGTCACGGTATACCCCGGAGATAATCGATTACATCTCCTACTACGGGATGCTTTCCGATACGTTCGACCATTACTATGGCTATATCGATTGCAAAAAGTACCGGATATTCGCTAATGTTTTCGTGCCGCCGCGCCCGAAGGGAAATATCCTGTTCAATCACGGGCTTTATAATCATACCGGCTCGCACTGGCGGTTTCTATCCTATCTATTGGAACAAGGTTATACGGTGCTGACATACGACTTTCCGGGGCACGGGCTTTCCTCCGGCGAACGTTTCGCTGTCGGGGACTTTTCCGACTATACCGATGTGATGCTGAGGGTGATTGATACGTTCCGTAAGGAATGGAAACCGCCTTATCGTCTGGCGGCGTTCAGTACGGGAGGTTCGTGTTATCTCGACTATCTCCTACGTAATCACGACGAATTGTTCGATAAAACCGCGCTGGTCGCTCCATTAATTCGCTCGTTCCTCTGGGAACCATCGAAAGTCAGCTATAACCTGGTCGCGAAAAGGTTCGGCGCGCTCCCTGTACCGAAATTCCCGTCCTATGCGTCGTCCGATCCGGACTTCAAACGCCGCTATCTCGGCGACCCGTTGATGGAATGGACGCTGCCGATGTCATGGGTCGGGGCGCTCATCCGATGGAACGAACGGATCGAACGGCTGCCGCGTAACGATAAGGAGATTCTGGTCATTCAGGGCGATAAGGACTGGGTGGTCGATTATAAGTATAATCTCGCGTTCCTCGCGGAAAAATTCCCGAATATGCGGCTGAAGGTGATGTCCGGCTCGAAGCACGACGTGCTGAACGAGACTTACGGTATCCGCCATGCCGCGTATGAAACGATCGTAAATTTCCTCTCTTGA
- the htpG gene encoding molecular chaperone HtpG: MSSETFKFQAESRELLDLMVHSIYSNKEIFLRELISNASDALDKLRIEAIQFPDFLKESGEAEIVIETDKKARTLTIRDNGIGMSREEIIENIGTIAKSGTKEFLEKIKESQKGEPADLIGQFGVGFYSVFMIANQVTIITRLAGQTTATKWVSDGKGEFTVSETEKDAPGTEITLLLKPADEENGIEDYTDFQTVSTVVKRYSDFISYPITMMNEKEKQTLNSMKPIWAKSETEVKPEEYNEFYKHISHDWNEPLKVIPFKAEGTIEYQSLLFIPSRAPFDFYYQGYKSGLQLYVRRVMILEAFEDMLPHYLRFVKGVVESSDLPLNISREILQQDRVTLQMKKRLGKKVLDTLQEMLDKERDNYIKFWGEFGNAVKEGMTVDFENKDKLQELLLFYSTADPEKQTTLKEYVERMKPEQKDIYYFAGENRETMTNSPLIEIYKNKGYEVILLTEAVDEIVAGTIMEYSGKKMKSIEKGEADIEKTKDEKKADKELKTTEKDYEELIKYLETELGEYVKQVRLTTRLVSAPSCVVSDEAGMSPHLERFLKRTNMKVPENKRIMELNPEHNIVKKLKSRFDTDKTDPLISEYAELLLGYSYLGAGAEPPDVVRFNNLLVRVLDDTLKDK, from the coding sequence ATGTCTTCCGAGACATTCAAGTTCCAAGCCGAGAGCCGTGAGCTTCTCGATCTGATGGTGCATTCCATCTATTCCAACAAAGAAATATTCCTGCGGGAACTGATATCCAACGCGTCGGACGCGCTGGATAAGCTCCGTATCGAAGCGATTCAATTCCCCGACTTCCTCAAGGAATCGGGCGAGGCCGAGATCGTGATCGAGACGGATAAAAAAGCCCGGACGCTGACAATCCGCGATAACGGTATCGGGATGAGCCGCGAGGAGATTATCGAAAATATCGGTACGATCGCGAAATCCGGCACGAAGGAATTCCTGGAGAAGATCAAGGAATCCCAGAAGGGCGAACCGGCGGATTTGATCGGCCAATTCGGCGTGGGGTTCTATTCGGTATTTATGATCGCAAATCAGGTGACTATTATCACCCGTCTCGCCGGGCAGACTACCGCAACCAAGTGGGTATCCGACGGGAAGGGCGAGTTTACCGTATCCGAGACGGAGAAAGACGCTCCCGGTACGGAGATTACCCTGCTCTTGAAGCCCGCCGACGAGGAGAACGGTATCGAGGATTACACTGATTTCCAGACCGTATCTACGGTTGTCAAACGCTATTCCGACTTTATCAGCTATCCGATTACGATGATGAACGAGAAGGAAAAACAGACCCTCAATTCCATGAAGCCGATATGGGCGAAGTCCGAGACGGAAGTCAAACCCGAAGAGTACAACGAATTCTATAAGCATATTTCTCACGACTGGAACGAGCCTCTCAAGGTAATCCCGTTCAAGGCGGAAGGGACTATCGAGTACCAGTCGCTGTTGTTTATCCCGTCGCGCGCCCCGTTCGATTTTTACTACCAGGGGTATAAGAGCGGATTGCAGTTATATGTACGGCGCGTGATGATCCTCGAGGCGTTCGAGGATATGCTCCCGCATTATCTCCGTTTCGTGAAGGGCGTCGTCGAATCGTCCGATCTCCCGTTGAACATCTCCCGTGAAATTCTCCAGCAGGACAGGGTGACCCTCCAGATGAAGAAGCGCCTCGGGAAGAAGGTGCTGGACACCCTGCAGGAGATGCTCGACAAGGAACGCGATAATTATATCAAGTTCTGGGGCGAGTTCGGGAACGCGGTCAAGGAAGGGATGACGGTCGATTTCGAGAATAAGGACAAATTGCAGGAACTCCTGCTGTTTTATTCCACCGCCGACCCGGAAAAGCAGACCACATTGAAGGAATATGTCGAACGGATGAAACCCGAGCAGAAGGATATTTATTACTTCGCGGGCGAGAACCGCGAGACGATGACCAATTCACCGCTCATAGAAATATACAAGAATAAGGGGTACGAGGTGATCCTCCTGACCGAGGCTGTGGACGAGATTGTCGCCGGTACGATTATGGAGTACTCCGGTAAGAAGATGAAATCTATCGAGAAGGGCGAAGCCGATATAGAGAAGACGAAGGACGAGAAGAAGGCCGACAAAGAGCTCAAGACCACCGAGAAGGACTACGAGGAACTGATAAAATACCTCGAGACCGAGCTCGGCGAGTATGTGAAGCAGGTACGGCTGACGACCCGTCTGGTATCCGCGCCCTCGTGCGTGGTGTCCGACGAGGCGGGGATGTCCCCCCATCTGGAGCGTTTTCTCAAGCGCACGAATATGAAGGTACCGGAGAATAAGCGTATTATGGAGCTCAACCCCGAGCATAATATCGTGAAGAAACTCAAGTCGCGTTTCGATACCGATAAGACCGACCCGCTGATCTCCGAGTATGCGGAACTCCTCTTGGGATATTCGTACCTCGGCGCGGGTGCGGAACCGCCCGATGTGGTGCGTTTTAATAACCTGCTCGTGCGGGTTCTCGACGATACGTTGAAAGACAAGTAA
- a CDS encoding TldD/PmbA family protein, which produces MTDWNTLVGFKRDLLDTAEKAIREKKGYTFEFVIEDWTTDFLRFYRNQTNYNITKNEITMSATVERDKRKYTFVLSNPSPEVLSSALDDACGIVDKLPPDEDFVSFEDNRDIYKYDSIADSRAAMPLSDKVELLREMAGSLGDNDYKLYGSFITLRVFRHILNSHIPVKHFYQSPVMLDVKAVSDKTMSTVIESFGGNDFSLFDRDDFTARLREKIGYSLLPSKDIEPGAYDVILSPHAAAQLLEFLIMGAYAQNLDNGTSFFEGKTGQKTLSDKLTVASDPHHKELINFPYHREGSATGRLAIVENGVFQSFIADHYYSKKLGIPKNCSVGTNALTIEPGAKSLAELTGMVERGLYISNIHYMNFINEKETSVTGLTRDGTFLIENGKISNTLPNLRYTVKLSDVFANIIELENRRYTIPQSQNYDNFQLYSSAVPHILTGGFKISSSSHTV; this is translated from the coding sequence ATGACCGACTGGAATACGCTGGTAGGATTTAAACGGGACCTGCTGGATACCGCGGAGAAGGCCATCCGCGAGAAGAAGGGCTACACCTTCGAGTTCGTGATCGAGGACTGGACGACCGACTTCCTGCGCTTCTACCGCAACCAGACCAACTATAACATTACCAAGAACGAGATCACGATGTCCGCGACCGTCGAGCGCGATAAGCGGAAATACACGTTCGTACTGTCCAATCCGTCGCCGGAGGTTCTTTCCTCGGCTCTGGACGATGCATGCGGGATTGTCGATAAACTCCCGCCAGACGAGGATTTTGTCAGTTTCGAGGACAACCGCGATATCTATAAATACGACAGTATCGCCGATTCCCGCGCGGCGATGCCGTTGAGCGATAAGGTCGAACTCCTCCGGGAGATGGCCGGGTCGCTCGGCGATAACGATTACAAGCTGTACGGGTCGTTTATCACCCTGCGGGTGTTCCGGCATATCCTGAACTCGCATATCCCGGTGAAACATTTTTACCAGTCGCCCGTGATGCTCGACGTCAAGGCGGTGTCCGATAAGACGATGTCCACCGTCATCGAATCGTTCGGCGGTAACGATTTTAGCCTGTTCGACCGCGACGATTTCACGGCGCGCCTGCGCGAGAAGATCGGCTACAGCCTCCTGCCCTCGAAGGATATCGAGCCCGGCGCATATGACGTTATCCTGTCTCCCCACGCCGCCGCGCAGTTACTGGAATTCCTGATAATGGGGGCGTATGCCCAGAACCTCGATAACGGTACGTCGTTCTTCGAGGGAAAGACCGGGCAGAAGACTCTCTCGGATAAACTGACGGTCGCGTCCGACCCGCATCATAAGGAACTGATTAACTTCCCTTACCACCGGGAGGGTTCCGCCACCGGACGGCTCGCGATAGTCGAGAACGGCGTATTCCAGTCGTTTATCGCCGACCATTACTACTCGAAGAAGCTCGGCATCCCGAAGAACTGCTCCGTAGGTACGAACGCGCTTACTATCGAGCCGGGCGCGAAATCCCTCGCGGAACTCACGGGGATGGTCGAACGCGGACTTTATATATCCAATATCCATTATATGAATTTCATCAACGAGAAGGAAACGTCGGTGACCGGGCTGACCCGTGACGGGACGTTCCTGATAGAGAACGGTAAGATATCGAACACGCTGCCGAACCTTCGATATACGGTGAAGCTGTCGGACGTATTCGCGAACATCATCGAACTCGAGAACCGCCGTTACACTATCCCGCAGTCGCAGAACTACGATAATTTCCAGTTGTACTCGTCCGCAGTACCGCATATATTGACGGGCGGATTCAAGATCAGTTCGTCGTCGCACACGGTATAA
- a CDS encoding TldD/PmbA family protein, producing the protein MERTPENIIRRASELMGAHSLTFGDIRYVGTDEEDFYFEKGILKTYASVMGQNSIGVRILCDGCWGFAGTNDLSDDSLAHTVKRAHDNAKHGALFKTAAQKMKIAPLPAVNIRHTQKIKTDPFTLDRERKMEKLLAIAKKLDGYNGIVFNYFLAMFNKEYKYYWNTDGTTYESTRYQAMPWMHVIASDGKGIQTRTYPGGMSARAGGFEVVEDFRFEENIDAIVKEANDLLSAPVIGDERADLIIAGGHLALQLHESVGHATEADRIFGMEISYAGKTFVKPEMMGKFRYGSEHVNIVSDSTIEEGIGYHGVDDEGVPGRRTDIVKDGILVGMQNSREVAGLLGTEPSSNMKASHGYNIPLVRMTNFSLMHGKAGTLGDLIKSTEKGYLLDYTKTWSIDDNRYNFQFTTEIGWKIVDGEIKGIVKEPTYSGITPEFWNSCDAVCSESEWGVHGTFHCGKGEPGQVMKLSHGVAPARFRNVAVNIRA; encoded by the coding sequence ATGGAACGCACACCTGAAAATATAATCCGCCGCGCCTCGGAATTAATGGGCGCGCATTCCCTCACGTTCGGCGATATCCGCTATGTCGGTACCGACGAGGAGGATTTTTATTTCGAGAAGGGTATCCTCAAGACGTATGCGTCCGTGATGGGGCAGAATTCCATCGGGGTGCGTATCCTCTGCGACGGGTGCTGGGGCTTCGCGGGCACGAACGACCTTTCGGACGATTCGCTCGCGCATACGGTGAAGCGGGCGCACGATAACGCCAAGCACGGCGCGCTTTTCAAGACCGCTGCGCAGAAGATGAAAATCGCGCCTCTTCCCGCGGTGAATATCCGGCATACCCAGAAGATAAAGACCGACCCGTTCACACTCGACCGCGAGCGCAAGATGGAGAAACTCCTCGCGATAGCGAAAAAACTCGATGGGTACAACGGTATCGTGTTCAATTATTTTCTCGCCATGTTCAATAAGGAATACAAGTACTACTGGAACACCGATGGCACGACCTACGAATCGACCCGTTACCAGGCCATGCCGTGGATGCACGTGATCGCGTCGGACGGTAAGGGTATCCAGACCCGTACTTACCCGGGGGGTATGTCCGCGCGCGCCGGGGGTTTCGAGGTGGTGGAGGATTTCCGTTTCGAGGAGAATATAGACGCGATAGTGAAAGAAGCGAACGACCTGCTGAGCGCGCCGGTGATCGGGGACGAACGCGCCGATCTGATTATCGCGGGCGGGCATCTTGCGCTCCAGCTCCACGAATCGGTGGGGCATGCCACAGAAGCGGACAGGATATTCGGGATGGAGATTTCCTACGCGGGCAAGACGTTCGTCAAGCCGGAGATGATGGGGAAATTCCGTTACGGCTCGGAGCATGTCAATATAGTCAGCGACAGCACGATAGAGGAAGGAATCGGTTATCACGGGGTGGACGACGAGGGTGTCCCCGGGAGGCGTACCGATATCGTGAAGGACGGAATCCTCGTCGGGATGCAGAATTCCCGCGAGGTCGCCGGGCTCCTGGGAACCGAGCCGAGCTCGAATATGAAAGCGTCCCACGGGTATAATATCCCGCTGGTGCGGATGACGAATTTCAGCCTGATGCACGGGAAGGCGGGAACGCTCGGCGACCTGATTAAAAGTACCGAGAAGGGTTACCTGCTCGACTATACCAAGACATGGTCGATAGACGATAACCGTTATAATTTTCAGTTCACCACCGAGATCGGCTGGAAGATCGTGGACGGCGAGATCAAAGGGATAGTTAAGGAACCGACCTATTCGGGGATTACCCCCGAGTTCTGGAATTCCTGCGACGCGGTCTGCTCTGAGAGCGAATGGGGCGTCCACGGGACGTTCCACTGCGGGAAGGGCGAGCCGGGGCAGGTAATGAAGCTCTCGCACGGGGTCGCGCCCGCGCGTTTCAGGAACGTCGCGGTCAATATCCGCGCGTAA
- a CDS encoding PHP domain-containing protein — protein sequence MSLYDLHIHSTYSDGLDGPDSLIDKIEAAGLAGFALTDHETFDGVEPVRERLAARKSALVFIPGIEFSTYVTGLGEIHLLGYFPDGGIEKLAEITDAGKKYRLERASRIIDCLAGKGLKIDGDKLLSQTDKPIGRMHIARALVEHGYFAETQEAFRKYIGQGMPCYFPRRQLSPEEAIIAVKEAGGLSSLAHPMFLSRSGNWAILEKFIGTGLNCIEYFHPKISRNLTQRIKTEMEGRLMMTSGSDYHGDARDNGLGFYGVDEGQLHTLFPTIRLLVRK from the coding sequence TTGAGTTTATACGATCTGCATATTCATTCCACCTATTCCGACGGCTTAGACGGCCCGGACTCGCTGATAGATAAGATCGAAGCCGCAGGGCTCGCGGGCTTCGCGCTGACCGACCATGAGACATTCGACGGGGTAGAGCCCGTGCGCGAACGGCTGGCCGCGCGGAAATCCGCGCTCGTATTCATCCCCGGCATCGAGTTTTCCACCTATGTGACGGGGCTGGGGGAGATTCACTTATTGGGGTATTTCCCGGACGGCGGGATTGAGAAACTCGCGGAAATCACCGATGCGGGAAAAAAATACCGTCTCGAACGCGCGTCGCGGATCATCGATTGCCTCGCGGGTAAGGGGCTGAAAATAGACGGCGATAAACTACTCTCGCAGACGGATAAGCCGATCGGGAGGATGCATATCGCGAGGGCGCTCGTCGAGCACGGGTATTTCGCCGAGACGCAGGAAGCGTTCAGGAAGTACATCGGGCAGGGTATGCCGTGCTACTTCCCGCGCCGGCAGCTCTCGCCGGAAGAGGCGATCATTGCGGTTAAGGAAGCGGGCGGCTTGTCCAGTCTCGCGCACCCCATGTTCCTCTCGCGGTCGGGGAATTGGGCGATTTTAGAGAAGTTTATCGGGACGGGATTGAACTGCATCGAGTACTTTCATCCGAAAATCAGCCGCAACCTGACGCAAAGGATAAAGACCGAAATGGAAGGCCGATTGATGATGACATCGGGCAGCGACTATCACGGGGATGCGCGCGATAACGGACTGGGGTTTTACGGGGTCGACGAAGGGCAGCTGCATACGCTGTTTCCGACTATTCGTTTGCTTGTGAGGAAATAA
- a CDS encoding polymer-forming cytoskeletal protein: MPPKIEGNINSVIGEGSVFQGKFFVHGSFQIDGKFEGEIRTEEHLVVGETGKVKTKVIRAKKVTVAGVVLGDIEGLEEVRLLSTGRILGSITAPQLTMEPGVVIKGNILITAGQKKEVDKLIEDAYGSGPSINFDAIFDETKKPLPSSDGKFRNEIE, translated from the coding sequence ATGCCGCCCAAAATTGAAGGCAATATCAACAGTGTAATCGGAGAAGGGTCAGTATTCCAGGGAAAATTTTTCGTTCACGGCTCTTTCCAGATCGACGGTAAATTCGAAGGCGAAATCCGCACGGAAGAACATCTCGTAGTGGGGGAAACCGGTAAGGTCAAGACCAAGGTTATCCGCGCGAAGAAAGTCACTGTCGCCGGCGTAGTTCTCGGGGATATCGAGGGATTGGAAGAAGTCAGACTTCTTTCCACCGGCAGAATACTCGGGAGTATCACCGCGCCCCAGCTTACCATGGAACCCGGCGTTGTCATCAAGGGTAATATCCTGATTACCGCGGGTCAGAAGAAGGAAGTGGATAAGCTGATCGAAGACGCTTACGGTTCCGGCCCGTCCATCAACTTTGACGCGATTTTCGATGAGACTAAGAAGCCCCTGCCTTCATCCGATGGGAAATTCCGCAACGAGATCGAGTAA
- the map gene encoding type I methionyl aminopeptidase encodes MFHLKTPVEIEYLKKSNQIIAKSFDLIRPHMEPGVTTKEIDSIVEDFIRSKGARPSYKGYSPGRGFKPFPAATCISVNEEVIHGIPGNYAMKEGDIVSVDIGTELAGFYGDATYNYIIGKTSPEAKALVEHTEKALYLAIDVCREGNYLNEIGKAISFYLNPLGYGIIREYCGHGVGKAVHEEPPVLNYYDPKRKGPKFKKGLVIAIEPMITMGSPAIAVKSDGWTVVSRDKSLASHWEHSIAITDGEPIILSAY; translated from the coding sequence ATGTTTCATTTGAAGACCCCGGTCGAGATCGAGTACCTCAAGAAAAGCAATCAGATCATCGCGAAATCGTTTGATCTGATTCGGCCGCATATGGAACCGGGTGTCACGACAAAGGAAATAGACTCTATCGTTGAAGATTTTATACGTTCCAAGGGCGCACGGCCATCCTATAAGGGATATTCTCCCGGACGGGGATTCAAACCGTTTCCCGCGGCGACATGCATCTCGGTAAATGAGGAAGTCATACACGGTATTCCCGGAAATTATGCAATGAAGGAAGGGGATATTGTTTCCGTCGACATTGGTACGGAGCTGGCCGGGTTTTACGGCGACGCCACCTATAATTACATCATCGGGAAAACATCCCCCGAGGCGAAGGCGCTGGTCGAGCATACCGAAAAGGCGCTCTATCTCGCTATCGATGTTTGCCGTGAAGGTAACTATCTCAACGAAATCGGCAAAGCCATCAGCTTTTATCTCAACCCGTTAGGATATGGGATAATCCGTGAGTACTGCGGACACGGGGTGGGCAAAGCGGTGCATGAAGAACCGCCGGTACTCAACTATTACGACCCCAAGCGGAAAGGCCCCAAGTTCAAGAAAGGTCTGGTAATCGCAATAGAGCCCATGATCACTATGGGAAGTCCGGCGATCGCTGTAAAAAGCGACGGTTGGACTGTTGTGTCCCGGGATAAGAGTCTGGCATCGCATTGGGAGCATTCTATCGCGATCACGGACGGCGAGCCGATTATTCTCTCCGCGTATTAG